A segment of the Candidatus Izimaplasma bacterium HR1 genome:
CGTTAACATCATCAGTGTCGAAGTACCTACACCGCATGATGATGTTACTTTTGATGATATCTTAGAAATAACTAAGAAAGAGATTAAAGAGAAAACAACTAAAGAAGAACTCACAAGAATCATGAGTGAGTATGTATCATATGAGAAGAACATCTTAGTAAGAATTATTCCTAGTATTCTTAAGAAGTATGTTTTAAAGATAGGTTATTCAATGTTAGGTAGTAAACTCCATACAATGAGTTTAAGTAATGTTGGGTTAGTTAAGTTCCCAGCTTCAATGGAACCATATATTCATGATATGGCATTTATGGTTGGAGCTAGCAGAAACAACCATATCAATGTTGGGGTTATTGCTTTTGGTGATAAGTTCAAAGTTTCCTTTAATAGTAATATTATGGAAACAAGTGTCCATAAGGAATTTGTTAGACACTTTACTTCATTAGGTTTAGATGCTGAGATTGAGAGTAACTATATGGAGGAAAACTTATGAAAGAATGTAATAAGTGTAAAATCACAATAGCTACTCATTATACATATTGTCCTTTATGTCATCAGACATTAACAGGTGAAGTTGATCCAAAGTTTGAAGAACTATATGCAGTTAAAGAACATGTAGATCATATTCCTAAGAAAACATATAATATCTTCTTATTCATTGGTGCTATTTCAATTATCGTTTTAGGTGTTGTTAATCTTGCAACTATGAAATACGGATTTTGGAGTTTAATTCCAATTGGTGCAATTATATATATCTTCTTTTTACTTAGATATAGTATCCTTTCAAGAATAAATGCAATGAAGCGAGTTACTGTTACCGGTATAACTTTATTCTTACTTCTACTCTTCATTAATATCTTTACTGATAGACAAACATTATGGAGTGTTGATATAATCCTCCCTTCGTTAATTATGACAAATAACTTTGCAGTATCCTTAATCATGTTAATAAGAAATAGAGACTTCAAAGAATATGCTCTTAGTTTATTACTACTTGTCTTATTCTCATCAGTTCCCTTAATTGCTTATTACACAGGATTAAGTGGTAATGTAATCCTTCCTATTTTTACAATAGCTCAAGGAATATCAATATTAATATTTATGGTAGTGTTCTATCCAAAGATATTAAAAGAAGTTTTACAGAAAACATTTCACATTTAAAAGGTTGCGAACGCAACCTTTTTTTTATGAGATGAATATAATAATATCACTTCGTTCAATTGATTTGCCTGAAAACATTTTCATTCACTAAAACTTTGCTAACTAACTATTTTTTTTATATACTACTTAAAAATAAAGAGGTGATTTACATGAAAGAACTAAAACCTAAGTACGGTCTTTTAACTGCAATATCAATGGTTGTTGGTATAACTATTGGTAGTGGAGTGTTCTTTAAAGCTGATGATGTCCTTGCAAAGACAAATGGAAATTTGGGATTAGCTATTTTAGCTTGGTTAATCGGGGGAGTTATCATGATTTTAGGGGGATACACTTTTAGTCTAATTGCTGGTCGTGTCTCTAAAGTTAATGGTTTAGTCGATTATGTAGAGGCCGCTTACGGAGAAACTGCTGGTTATTTAGTCGGTTGGTTTCAAACAGTTATTTACTATCCTACACTAAGTGGTATTTTAGCTTGGGTAGCTGCTCTTTATACTGATGGGTTACTTGGTTTAGAAGGTACAGCCATTTGGTATTTAGCTGGATTTTATTTGATTAGTATATTCTTTATTAACTATATATCACCAATTCTTGCAGGTAAGTTCCAAGTTGGAACTACTGCATTCAAACTTATTCCTTTAGTATTAGTAGGTGTTGTAGGAATAATTGGTGGATTAATCAATGGTACAACCATTGATAACTTTACCACAGTTAGCACGACAGTAAGTCAAGGGACTGGTTTAGGACTTGCAGTTTTATCTACTGCTTTCGCTTATGAAGGTTGGGTTATAGCTACAACTATTAATAAAGAACTTAAGAATCCTAAAAGAGATTTACCAAAAGCTTTATTCTTTGGTAGTTTAATTGTCGTTGGGATATACTTATTCTATTACTTAGGATTATCTGGTGTGATTGAAAATAGTGTCTTCTTAGAACAAGGAGATCACGCAGTAAGTCTAGCAGTAACAAAACTATTTGGTAGTTTTGCTGGTAGCATTTTAATTGTGTTTGTTATAATCTCATGTTTAGGAACTCTTAATGGTCTAACAATGGGATTATCAAGAGGGATGTATTCGCTTGCTTATCGTGGTAGAGGACCAAAACCAGAATTCTTTGTTGAAGTTGAAGATAAACACAACTCACCAAGACGAAGTGCTGTGTTTGGATTAATAATTTCAACATTATGGCTCCTTGTTTGGTATGGTAATTTCCATGGTTGGTTCGGAGAAGGCAACTTTCTAGATACTTCTGAATTACCCATTGCCTTATTATATACAGTGTATATATCTATATACATTTGGTTAATGAGAACATTCAAAGATTTAAATATCTTTAAAAGATTCGTTATTCCTTCATTTGCCATTCTCGGTTCATCGTTTATAGTTTACTCAGCAATTCAAAAAGATTTATTCATATACTTCTTTATTGCGACTGGATTAATCTTGTTTATAGGATATTTAGTAGATAATAAAAAAAGAACAACTTTGTAAAGTTGTTCTTTTTATTTGTGTTTATTTAATTAAATGATACCCATTCCAAATGCTGCAGCAAATACTAATGAAATAGTTGTCATCAATTTGATTAAGATATCAATTGATGGACCTGCTGTATCTTTGAATGGATCTCCGACAGTATCTCCAGTTACTGATGCTTTATGAGCATCAGAACCTTTACCACCGTATTCACCTGTTTCAATTAGCTTTTTAGCGTTATCCCAAGCTCCACCTGCGTTTGCCATAAAGATTGCAAGCATGATACCTGTCGCTAATGTTCCTGCTAACATACCACCAAGCACTTCTGAACCAAAGACAAATCCAACTGTTAATGGAGTTGCTATAGCTAGAACTGCTGGTAAGATCATTTCTTTTAAAGCAGCGTTAGTAGAAATTGTAACACATTTTGCATAATCTGGTTTCACTTTATATTCTAAGATACCAGGCATTTCTTTAAATTGTCTTCTTACTTCATTAATCATTTTGTTTGCAGCTTTACCAACTGATTTGATAACTAATGATGAGAAGAAGAATGCCAACATAGCTCCAATAATTAAACCAGCCATAACTTCCGGTTTCGCAATATCAATCCCGGTTACTCCTGCTTTTCTAATGAAAGCACTGAATAATGCAATTGAAGTCATCGCAGCTGAACCAATTGCGAATCCTTTTTCAATTGCAGCTGTTGTATTACCTACTGAGTCTAATTTATCAGTAATTGCTCTTACTGATTTATCTAAACCACTCATCTCAGCAATACCACCAGCGTTATCAGCGATAGGACCATAAGCATCAACTGAAATAGTTATACCTGCAGTTGATAACATACCAACAGCAGCTAAACCTACACCTAGTAATCCACCAACTAAGAATGAACCAATAATTCCTGCTGCTAAGATTAAGACAGGAACTAATGTAGATTCCATACCTGTTGAGATACCAGCGATAATATTAGTTGCATGTCCTGTTTGTGATTGCTCAGCAATCCCTTTAACATGTTTATATTCTGCTGCTGTATAATATTCAGAAACTAATCCGATTAAGATACCCACAGATAAACCGATAATTATACTAACAAATGGTGCTAAACCAAATGCTAATTCTCTAACATTCATAAAGATATCATTATGGTCTGTAAATAGTGTTGAACCAAATGTATCTAAGAATAATATATTAATAATTAATGTGAGAACAATAAATAATGCTCCACTTACATAAGTTCCAAGTTTTAATGTTTTAAACGGAGATATTCCTTCTTTACCTCTTACAAAGAAAGATCCGATAATCGAAGAAAATACTCCAGCAAATGCAACAACTAAAACAAACATAATACCGTTCATTCGTTCTGCAGCTGAGAAAACAAGTGCAGCCATTGTAGAAGCTCCGATAATACTTGATACGTATGATTCTAATAAGTCACTACCCATACCAGCAACGTCTCCTACGTTATCCCCAACGTTATCTGCGATAACGGCTGGATTACGTGGATCATCTTCAGGTATTCCTGCTTCTACTTTACCAACTAAATCGGCAGCTACATCGGCAGCTTTGGTAAATATACCCCCACCAACACGTCCGAACAAGGCAATAGATGAAGCTCCTAAACTGTATCCTGCAGCATAAGTGATTGCCTCATAAGCATCAACACCCATAATGATAGATACGGTTATTACTATTAGTAATCCTAATAAACCAAATCCAACAACACCCATACCCATAACACTACCACCTTTAAAGGCAACGTCTAAGGCTTTAATAATTCCGCTATCTTTAGCAGCTGTAGCTGTTCTAGAGTTAGCGTTAGTTGCACTTTTCATTCCTATATACCCAGCTGCTAAACTAAAGAAAGAACCAAGTAGAAATGCTAGTGCTGTACCAATACCAAAGAATAAAGCTGAATTTTCAGTTTGCTCAACAACAATGTTCGAGTTACTATTAGATGTTAATCCAGATAAACTATCATAACCTAAATAGAAACCAATAAAAATAACTGTTGTAGCGATAGCTATATAAGTATATATAACTTTGTATTCACTACGCAAGAAGGCCTTTGCACCTTCCTTAATGTAAGAGCTGATTTCTTTGACTTTGTCATCACCCTCATCATAAGATAAAACCTTTCGATACAAGTATCCAGCATAAACCAATGCTGATAATGCAATAATAAACCCCAAGATTAAATAAATGCTTGTATTCATGTACATACCTCCCAATATTATGTAAAAATTATACTTGAATGATGAAAGCGTTGTCAAGGAATGATTTAGTAGACTAATACATAATGAAAAAATAAAACCAGTACCCCCTTCGTACTGGTTTTATTATGAAACTATTTATATACCTTAATCCGCATGTATTATTGATTAAGTTTGCTAGCAAACTTAACTAATAAGCAATAACTATTTCTTAATATATTTTCAATTTCCATTAACTGTTCTTTTATAATCTTCTCTCACTAACAACTGTAAGTAATAGTGACTTTGTCTAGATTTATTTAAAATCGCTGCTACAGACAAAAATAGTAGTCCATAAAACATAATTACTGCCGATATGCCAAAAGACAAATATTGAGCTGAATCTCCAATCAGGTAATACAACTCTGGAAACTGTTCTGCATTAAAAATACTAATACTACCAAATAGCATAAATGCACCCATAAACATTTGTAGTAAACCAATCAAATTAAAGATTGTTCCTATCATAGTTGCTGATTTTTTATTTAATATTTTTGCCATATTTCTTTCTTGCACTTTTGTCATGTTTCCTCCTTAAAATAATTGCTCTAACAAAGCCAGTACCCCCTTTAGCACTGGCTTTATCATAAAGCTTTATCTCTTCCTTAATCCGTATATATTATTTATCAAGTTTCCCTTTTAACTCGATTAATAAACTATAACTCTTTTGATGCTCTTCTTTGTTTGAAACAAATTTACTATGTTGTATTAAAGACATGTTGTTTTCATACCAAACAATTAGTCTTTCTAATATAACTTTTATTCTTTCAAGATCCTTTTTAGGATCCAAACTTAATAGTTGTTTAGTGTAGGCTTTTATGAAGTTATTGACAGTATAACTAGTAATAGTATTAGCTATGCCTTCTACTTCTAGATAATAAAGATCTGATAAACTCATATATTCTTTTATAAGTGAATTTTTAATGGATAAAAGTTAGATTGTAAAATCTACTTTTATCTATATCTAGGTTATTTTTCATGTGTTATAATATTTAGGTTACGCAAACTTGTGGAGTCATAAGTTCACAATTATGATCACTACAATATTCTGCGCTTACAGATTTTGTTGAACTAAACGCAATTGTAAATATTAGTAAGAACACAAAGAATAATTTTACAATTTTTTCACTTATACTCCTCCTTCTTGTCAATATAATAAAGGAGATACAATAAAAAAAATAGGAACTATTGTTCCCATTTTAAAAAAGGTGATGTTATATGAAAGAATTAAATCATACTTACTTATACTTAATTTCTTATCGTAGAGAGTTTGAAGAACTATGTACTATGGAAATGAGATATATCTTTGGTAAAACTACCAATAACAATTATCACTTAACAAGTGATAATGTTGATGTTTCTATTAGTACTTTTATTAAAGGAAAAGTCACTATAATTTATAGTGATAGAGACATTAAAAATATTGAGAGGCAAATCATTGAAGATCAGTTAACCTTTGATAACTACAAAATCACATATACTAAGATACAAGACGTACCTTATCAAGAAAGATTAGAATCAATGAGAATTCTTGGTTCGGTAATTGAAGGTGACTTTGCGATAAAGGACCCTGATGTTAATCTAATTCTAACGAGAATAAACGATGAATGGATTTTTGGAATAGTAGAGTCTAATTCTAATCTTTGGTTACAAAGAAGAGAGAAGCCATTTAATTACTCAAGAGCATTAGATGTTAAACTAGCTAAAGCATTAATTAATATCGCAGTTAATAAGAACTATGATTTAAAACTTATCGATCCTTGTTGTGGTATTGGTACCGTCTTAATCGAAGGTCGAACATTAGGCATTGATATTACTGGTTATGAGATTAGTCCATTAGTAAAACAACATTGTAATATCAATTTGAAACACTTTGCTTTTGAACCAGATGTAACAAAAACAGATATGCTTAAAACTGAAAAGCATTTTGATGTGGCTATCCTAGATTTACCTTATGGACAATTCTCTCTAATTACTAGAGAAGAGCAAATTGCCTTAATCAAGAAAACAAAAGAGATATCTGATAAATCTGTTATTGTCACTATGGAAGATATGAGTGACATAATGATAGACTTAGGACTAGAAATTCTTGATACTTGTAGAATCAAGAAGTCTAATGCATTCAGTAGATATATTACTGTTTGTAGATAACTTAAAATCAAGCAAATAAAAAACCAGGAATATAAAATTCCTGGTTTTTATGTTTTCTTTCTTGAAAATTCTTTTGAAGATTTACCTGAAAAATTACTTGCGATAGTTCCTTTTTCACGTTTGTTTTTTAAGAACTTAGCACTATTTTTAGATTCACCAATCTCTTTACTTTTTTCAAGATCTTTTTCTTTAGTTTTATGTTTCTTTATTTTCATACTGTTTGACATATTATCAACACCTCCTATAAGGTAGTTTGTGCTTTCATTGTAGCATGATTCAGTAATACTATAAAGATATATTGTAATCAATCATCCTTTAGTCTTACTGATTTTGTGTTTTCTAATTCTTATATAGTTTATTGTCTATTCTAAAGAGGTAATATCCCGTAATGATAAATGCAATCATCGTAAACACAACACTAATAAATATATAATAAAGTGATATTTCAGGATCTTGATTTAGTCCTAACAATGTGCTTAGTGGTGAAAGGATAAACACCAGAAATAAAGCAATGTACCAATAAGAATACTTATTGGACCATTTCTCAAATATCAAGAATGATAAATGACCAAAGAATACTCCTACTAGATATGTTCCTATTACAATTAAAGCTAATACCAAAAACTGAAAGTCAGCAAAGTAACCTAAAAATAATACAAATACAGGTAACATCAATAATACTATTCCAAATAATCTCTTCATAGAAACACTCCATTCATCATATTATAGTTTATTATATTTTTTTGAATTTCCGTACGCTTTCTCCACTGGGTATTTTTCACTATTCTTAACTATCTTCTTTTTCGTTTCTTCTATTAAATCTATATCAAGTCCATCACAAAATAGTAATAGATAACCAAATATATCAGCTACTTCTTCTTTTACATTATTCATATCAGCATTTTCATTTCCCCACTGATAATTTTCTAATAGTTCACTAGCCTCAATAGTTATACTTTTAGCTAGATTTTCTGATGTATGAAATTGTTCCCAATTTCTATCCTTCCGAAACTTCTTTAATAGTTCTAGTACTTCTTCCATTTCATTCATATGTAATCACCTCTTAAAAATATATACATTTATCTTATTAACTCTTTATTGCCCATCTCATCTTAGTAGACTTAGCTCTTCTATTAATATTACATTCTTCTTGAGATGGTCTTATAATTTCTGGAGATATTTCTTTATATACTCCTTGTTTTAATAACCTTTTAAATGATTTTTTTACAAGTCTATCTTCTCCTGAGTGGAAAGATAGAACTACAACTCTACCACCAGGTGCTAATATATCTGGAAGTTTCTCTAAGAAATCATAGATTGCATGAAACTCTTGATTAACATCAATTCTTAATGCTTGGAAAGAACGTTGACATGATTTTTTAATATCATGTTCTCTAGTACTTTGAGGAATAAACTCTAATGCATCAGTAATAACTTCTCTAAGTTTCATTGTAGTATCAATCAATGTTCCTTTTCTTATTTCTGATACTATTGCTTTTGATATCTCTTTAGCATATGGTTCATCAGCATTCTCTATTAGCATACCTTCAAGTTCAGGTTGGGTAATTCTAAGAAGTCTATTAGCTGCGCTAATACCTTCGTTAGGATTCATTCTTAGATCAAGAGGTCCTTCTGTTTTAAATGAGAACCCGCGATCTGGGTTATCTATTTGCATTGATGATACACCTAAATCAGCTAGAACAAAGTTCACCTGATTTGGTTCTTCAAATAGCAAATCAATATCAGAAAAGTTTAGTTGTTCAATAGTAAGGATATCCTCACCAAAGCCTAGTTTTTCTAACCTTGCTTTTGTTTTGGGTAATTCTACTGGATCTATGTCCAAAGCGTAGATATGACCTTCACCTTCTAAACACTTAAGCATTTCTTTAGTATGCCCACCATAACCAAGAGTAGCATCAAGTCCTATTTGTCCTGGCTTTATATCTAGAAATTCTAATATTTCTTTTACCATTATTGAAATATGCATACCTGCTGGTGTGCTTCCCTTTTGGATAACGTGACTAATAGTATCTCCATACTTTTCTGGATTTAGTTCTTTATATTTCTCTTTAAAAGATTTAGGGTATTTACCACTATACCTTTTACGTCTTTTGTGTACTTTATTTTCTTCTGACATTTCTTTTCACCTATATTTCTTGTAGCTCATATTCGTTTGTTTATTACAACACTAATCCTTGATATACGCTTTATATGAACTAGGCTCTAATTCTAATACTTCTTCAAGTGAACCTTGAAGTTTATAAAACAATGGTTTACTTGTATCTAAATTATACACTCTATATACCCAATAATTGTCTTTCTTTTGAATTGAGGTCTCAACTTCATTTCGACTCACATCAAAAGGATTATTGATTCCTAATGTTGTCCCTTTAACCTCAATATACTTTTCAACACCAAACTCATCAAATG
Coding sequences within it:
- the steT gene encoding Serine/threonine exchanger SteT; the encoded protein is MKELKPKYGLLTAISMVVGITIGSGVFFKADDVLAKTNGNLGLAILAWLIGGVIMILGGYTFSLIAGRVSKVNGLVDYVEAAYGETAGYLVGWFQTVIYYPTLSGILAWVAALYTDGLLGLEGTAIWYLAGFYLISIFFINYISPILAGKFQVGTTAFKLIPLVLVGVVGIIGGLINGTTIDNFTTVSTTVSQGTGLGLAVLSTAFAYEGWVIATTINKELKNPKRDLPKALFFGSLIVVGIYLFYYLGLSGVIENSVFLEQGDHAVSLAVTKLFGSFAGSILIVFVIISCLGTLNGLTMGLSRGMYSLAYRGRGPKPEFFVEVEDKHNSPRRSAVFGLIISTLWLLVWYGNFHGWFGEGNFLDTSELPIALLYTVYISIYIWLMRTFKDLNIFKRFVIPSFAILGSSFIVYSAIQKDLFIYFFIATGLILFIGYLVDNKKRTTL
- the hppA1 gene encoding Putative K(+)-stimulated pyrophosphate-energized sodium pump, with protein sequence MNTSIYLILGFIIALSALVYAGYLYRKVLSYDEGDDKVKEISSYIKEGAKAFLRSEYKVIYTYIAIATTVIFIGFYLGYDSLSGLTSNSNSNIVVEQTENSALFFGIGTALAFLLGSFFSLAAGYIGMKSATNANSRTATAAKDSGIIKALDVAFKGGSVMGMGVVGFGLLGLLIVITVSIIMGVDAYEAITYAAGYSLGASSIALFGRVGGGIFTKAADVAADLVGKVEAGIPEDDPRNPAVIADNVGDNVGDVAGMGSDLLESYVSSIIGASTMAALVFSAAERMNGIMFVLVVAFAGVFSSIIGSFFVRGKEGISPFKTLKLGTYVSGALFIVLTLIINILFLDTFGSTLFTDHNDIFMNVRELAFGLAPFVSIIIGLSVGILIGLVSEYYTAAEYKHVKGIAEQSQTGHATNIIAGISTGMESTLVPVLILAAGIIGSFLVGGLLGVGLAAVGMLSTAGITISVDAYGPIADNAGGIAEMSGLDKSVRAITDKLDSVGNTTAAIEKGFAIGSAAMTSIALFSAFIRKAGVTGIDIAKPEVMAGLIIGAMLAFFFSSLVIKSVGKAANKMINEVRRQFKEMPGILEYKVKPDYAKCVTISTNAALKEMILPAVLAIATPLTVGFVFGSEVLGGMLAGTLATGIMLAIFMANAGGAWDNAKKLIETGEYGGKGSDAHKASVTGDTVGDPFKDTAGPSIDILIKLMTTISLVFAAAFGMGII
- the rsmH_1 gene encoding Ribosomal RNA small subunit methyltransferase H, translating into MSEENKVHKRRKRYSGKYPKSFKEKYKELNPEKYGDTISHVIQKGSTPAGMHISIMVKEILEFLDIKPGQIGLDATLGYGGHTKEMLKCLEGEGHIYALDIDPVELPKTKARLEKLGFGEDILTIEQLNFSDIDLLFEEPNQVNFVLADLGVSSMQIDNPDRGFSFKTEGPLDLRMNPNEGISAANRLLRITQPELEGMLIENADEPYAKEISKAIVSEIRKGTLIDTTMKLREVITDALEFIPQSTREHDIKKSCQRSFQALRIDVNQEFHAIYDFLEKLPDILAPGGRVVVLSFHSGEDRLVKKSFKRLLKQGVYKEISPEIIRPSQEECNINRRAKSTKMRWAIKS